In Acinetobacter sp. WCHAc010034, a genomic segment contains:
- a CDS encoding glutathione S-transferase C-terminal domain-containing protein — translation MKLTLYHLATSRSQRILWLLEEFQLAYELVICRQNPPNAGMQQLKQHSASAKLPTLLIQADQQQFALAESSAIAEFLQQHLQKATAADLTLEQQLQFSFWKNFADASFMPNLALKQIFAQIVQRTPLPLRPVSWCFKQGFNLGYLDQAIAAQLDSIEQHLSKHAWLAGGSFSIADILLWFPLQACAAAHPEFMRYPHCRHYLAQIESRPAFQQALLKGQWSDAQFRQYWAKAW, via the coding sequence ATGAAACTGACTTTATACCACTTAGCCACTTCACGCTCCCAGCGCATCCTCTGGCTACTGGAAGAATTCCAACTGGCCTATGAGCTAGTTATCTGCAGACAGAACCCGCCGAATGCCGGCATGCAGCAGCTGAAGCAGCACAGCGCATCCGCCAAGCTCCCTACACTGCTGATTCAGGCGGATCAGCAGCAGTTTGCGCTGGCTGAAAGCAGCGCCATTGCAGAATTCCTGCAGCAGCATCTGCAGAAAGCTACAGCAGCGGATTTAACCCTGGAACAGCAGCTGCAGTTCAGCTTCTGGAAAAACTTTGCCGATGCCAGCTTTATGCCGAATTTGGCCTTAAAGCAGATTTTTGCGCAAATTGTGCAGCGCACGCCTTTGCCCCTGCGGCCGGTCAGCTGGTGCTTCAAGCAGGGCTTTAACTTAGGCTATTTAGATCAGGCGATTGCCGCGCAGCTGGACAGCATTGAGCAGCACCTGTCCAAGCATGCTTGGCTGGCCGGCGGCAGCTTCAGCATTGCGGATATTCTGCTGTGGTTTCCGCTGCAGGCCTGCGCGGCTGCGCATCCTGAATTTATGCGGTATCCGCATTGCCGGCATTATTTAGCGCAGATTGAAAGCCGGCCCGCCTTCCAGCAGGCTTTGCTGAAAGGCCAGTGGTCCGACGCCCAATTCAGGCAGTACTGGGCTAAGGCATGGTGA
- a CDS encoding NADH:flavin oxidoreductase/NADH oxidase family protein, whose amino-acid sequence MSHLAEPIQIRNTLFKNRIIKGAMSEALANPAGQPNHLHFGLYQAWAQGGLGCAISGNVMVDIRAKNEPGVVAIESERDLALLRQWAEIGKKHGMVQLIQLSHPGRQCPKGLNRETVAPSAVPFSPMLATTFGTPRELREDEILDIIQRFANAAKICEKAGFEGVQLHGAHGYLISQFLSPLTNKRQDKWGGSVENRMRFLLEAYTAVRAATSDNFIISVKLNSADFQRGGISEEDVVAVFKAIDAAGIDLIEVSGGTYEAPAMAGAKEDRRKASTIAREAYFLDFAAMIRKEVSCRLMVTGGFRTAAGMNAALDSGACDFIGIARPFAVEIDLAKRLMAGQDVRYGVDKIKTGIPMVDKMAIMEIIWYAAQFKAIGEGRQPNPRLSPLKVFFKYLKGNLTAVIKGRVNSRKSA is encoded by the coding sequence ATGAGCCACCTTGCCGAACCGATTCAAATCCGCAATACCCTGTTTAAAAACCGCATCATCAAAGGCGCAATGAGCGAGGCTCTGGCCAACCCTGCCGGGCAGCCGAATCACCTGCATTTCGGCCTGTATCAGGCCTGGGCTCAAGGCGGCTTGGGCTGCGCCATCAGCGGCAATGTCATGGTGGATATCCGCGCCAAGAATGAGCCAGGTGTTGTGGCCATAGAGTCAGAGCGCGATTTGGCGCTGCTGCGGCAGTGGGCGGAAATCGGCAAGAAGCACGGCATGGTGCAGCTGATTCAGCTGTCGCATCCAGGCCGGCAGTGCCCGAAAGGCCTGAATAGGGAAACTGTTGCGCCTTCGGCTGTGCCGTTCAGCCCTATGCTGGCGACAACTTTTGGCACCCCGCGCGAACTGCGTGAAGATGAGATTCTGGATATTATTCAGCGCTTTGCCAATGCGGCCAAAATCTGCGAAAAAGCCGGCTTTGAGGGCGTGCAGCTGCACGGCGCGCACGGCTATTTAATCAGCCAGTTTTTATCGCCCCTGACCAATAAGCGCCAAGACAAGTGGGGCGGCTCGGTTGAGAACCGCATGCGTTTTCTGCTGGAGGCCTATACAGCGGTGCGGGCGGCCACATCGGATAATTTTATTATTTCGGTTAAGCTGAATTCGGCGGATTTTCAGCGCGGCGGCATCAGCGAGGAAGATGTTGTTGCGGTATTCAAAGCCATTGACGCAGCCGGCATTGACCTGATTGAAGTATCCGGCGGCACCTATGAAGCGCCGGCAATGGCGGGCGCCAAAGAAGACAGGCGCAAAGCCAGCACCATTGCGCGCGAGGCGTATTTTCTGGATTTCGCCGCCATGATCCGCAAGGAAGTCAGCTGCCGCCTGATGGTGACGGGCGGTTTCCGCACCGCAGCCGGCATGAATGCTGCTTTAGACAGTGGCGCCTGCGACTTCATAGGCATTGCGCGGCCATTTGCGGTGGAAATTGATTTGGCCAAGCGCCTGATGGCTGGACAGGATGTGCGCTACGGCGTAGATAAAATTAAAACCGGCATTCCAATGGTCGATAAAATGGCGATTATGGAAATCATCTGGTACGCAGCGCAGTTCAAGGCCATAGGCGAAGGCCGGCAGCCCAACCCGCGCTTGTCGCCGCTGAAAGTGTTCTTTAAATACCTTAAAGGCAATTTAACCGCAGTGATTAAAGGCCGGGTCAATTCGCGCAAATCGGCCTGA
- a CDS encoding ABC transporter ATP-binding protein yields MHSIQDSTKLPDSQAMLRVSHLHIQHGAQALVQDLSFELHAGQTLAVVGESGSGKSISSLALLGLLPENLQVSGQALLQGQDLLALSQEQYRQVRGHKIAMIFQEPMTALNPLHRVEKIIGETLLLQGWPKAKTRERVMQLLQDVGIAEPQDKLRRYPHELSGGQRQRVMIAMALALEPDILIADEPTTALDVTLQAQILSLLKSLQRSRHMAVILISHDLNLVRRYADQVIVMNKGLVEEQGQVERIFSAPAQAYTRNLLNQDFGQALAVPEQGVLLQLTQLGVKFPIKQGLLNRVKGYFTAVEPLDLSVGQGQSIGIVGESGSGKTSLALAVARLIESDGRIVLQGQDLNALQEKQLRPLRSAFQMVFQDPFSSLNPRLNVEQAIGEGLEMQKLSAAEVQARIDEALQKVELPADFRLRYPHELSGGQRQRVALARALVLHPKLLILDEPTSALDRSTQRAIVKLLRDLQREYQMSYIFISHDLQVVKALCQKVLVLRHAKVMEFQPTEALFAQPQTEYTRKLIEASQY; encoded by the coding sequence ATGCATTCGATCCAAGACAGCACTAAGCTGCCGGACAGCCAGGCCATGCTGCGCGTCAGCCATCTGCATATTCAGCATGGCGCGCAGGCGCTGGTGCAGGATCTGAGCTTTGAGCTGCATGCCGGGCAAACGCTGGCAGTGGTGGGGGAAAGCGGTTCAGGAAAATCCATCAGCAGTTTGGCGCTGCTGGGCTTGCTGCCGGAAAATCTGCAGGTTTCAGGCCAGGCCCTGCTGCAGGGCCAAGACCTGCTGGCGCTGAGCCAGGAACAGTACCGGCAAGTCCGCGGCCATAAAATCGCGATGATTTTTCAGGAGCCGATGACTGCGCTGAACCCCCTGCACCGAGTAGAAAAAATTATCGGCGAAACCCTGCTGCTGCAGGGCTGGCCTAAGGCCAAAACCCGCGAACGGGTGATGCAGCTGCTGCAGGATGTCGGCATTGCTGAGCCGCAGGACAAGCTGCGGCGCTATCCGCATGAGCTGTCCGGCGGCCAGCGCCAGCGCGTGATGATTGCCATGGCGCTGGCGCTGGAACCGGATATTTTAATTGCCGATGAGCCGACCACTGCGCTGGATGTCACGCTGCAGGCGCAGATCCTCAGCTTGCTGAAGTCATTGCAGCGCAGCCGCCATATGGCGGTGATTCTGATCAGCCATGATTTGAATCTGGTGCGGCGCTACGCCGATCAGGTCATCGTCATGAATAAAGGCCTGGTGGAAGAGCAGGGCCAGGTTGAGCGGATTTTCAGTGCGCCGGCGCAGGCTTATACCCGTAATCTGCTGAATCAGGATTTTGGCCAAGCCTTGGCGGTGCCTGAACAGGGCGTGTTGCTGCAGCTGACGCAATTGGGGGTGAAATTCCCGATCAAGCAGGGCCTGCTGAACCGGGTCAAAGGCTATTTTACCGCCGTAGAGCCTTTGGATTTATCTGTGGGGCAAGGCCAGTCGATAGGCATTGTCGGCGAAAGCGGTTCGGGCAAAACTTCGCTGGCTTTGGCGGTAGCGCGCTTAATTGAAAGTGATGGCAGGATTGTGCTGCAGGGGCAGGATTTGAATGCGCTGCAGGAAAAGCAGCTGCGCCCGTTGCGCAGCGCTTTCCAGATGGTTTTTCAGGACCCGTTCAGCAGCCTGAATCCGCGCCTGAATGTGGAGCAGGCGATTGGCGAAGGGCTGGAAATGCAGAAGCTTTCGGCTGCTGAAGTTCAGGCTAGAATTGATGAAGCCCTGCAGAAAGTGGAGCTGCCGGCGGACTTCAGGCTGCGCTACCCGCATGAGCTGTCCGGCGGCCAGCGCCAGCGCGTGGCTTTGGCGCGGGCTTTGGTACTGCATCCCAAGCTGCTGATTCTGGATGAGCCGACTTCAGCCCTGGACCGCAGCACGCAGCGCGCAATCGTGAAGCTGCTGCGCGATCTGCAGCGGGAATATCAGATGAGCTACATTTTCATCAGCCATGATTTGCAGGTGGTGAAGGCGCTGTGCCAAAAGGTGCTGGTGCTGCGCCATGCCAAAGTAATGGAGTTTCAGCCTACGGAAGCGCTGTTTGCGCAGCCGCAGACTGAATATACTCGCAAGCTGATTGAAGCCAGTCAGTATTGA
- a CDS encoding ABC transporter permease, which translates to MTPMMQARVQRFKRNKLGFGCFIVFAVIFALSLGAELIANDKPLLVKYGGSLYVPVLKAYPETAFGGVFETEADYKDPAVQRLINDKGWALWPLIAYSFQTPNLDLTVPVPSEPTAQNWLGTDDQGRDVLARILYGLRVSLLFGFALTLASAVLGIIVGAIQGYYGGWIDLIGQRILEVWGGLPMLFMVMILVSMFSPSVYWLFAIMLLFGWPALVGLVRAEFLRARNFDYVRAARSLGVTDRTIMFRHILPNAMSSSLSQLPFMLTANITALTALDFLGYGLPPDAASLGELLLQGKNNLNAPWLALSGFFTLAIVLSLLIYIGEAARDAFDPRQH; encoded by the coding sequence ATGACGCCGATGATGCAGGCGCGCGTGCAGCGCTTTAAGCGCAATAAGCTCGGCTTTGGCTGCTTTATTGTATTTGCGGTTATTTTCGCGCTGTCTTTGGGCGCGGAACTGATCGCCAATGACAAGCCGCTGCTGGTGAAATATGGCGGCAGCCTGTATGTGCCGGTGCTGAAAGCCTATCCGGAAACAGCCTTTGGCGGCGTGTTTGAAACCGAGGCGGACTACAAAGACCCTGCGGTGCAGCGGCTGATTAACGATAAGGGCTGGGCGCTTTGGCCGCTGATCGCCTATTCATTTCAAACTCCGAATCTGGATTTAACCGTGCCTGTGCCTTCTGAGCCGACCGCGCAAAACTGGCTGGGCACGGATGATCAGGGCCGCGATGTGCTGGCGCGCATCCTCTACGGCCTGCGCGTGTCGCTGCTGTTCGGCTTCGCCTTGACGCTGGCTTCCGCCGTGCTGGGGATTATTGTTGGCGCCATACAGGGCTACTACGGCGGCTGGATCGATTTAATCGGCCAGCGCATACTGGAAGTCTGGGGTGGCCTGCCGATGCTGTTCATGGTGATGATTCTGGTCAGCATGTTCAGCCCCAGCGTGTACTGGCTGTTTGCCATTATGCTGCTGTTCGGCTGGCCGGCGCTGGTAGGCCTGGTGCGGGCGGAATTTCTGCGCGCGCGCAATTTCGACTATGTGCGGGCTGCGCGCAGCCTGGGCGTGACTGACCGGACCATCATGTTCCGGCATATTCTGCCGAATGCCATGAGTTCCAGCCTGTCGCAGCTGCCGTTCATGCTGACCGCGAATATTACAGCCTTAACGGCGCTGGATTTTCTCGGCTACGGCTTGCCGCCGGACGCCGCCTCCTTGGGCGAGCTGCTGCTGCAGGGCAAGAATAACTTAAATGCGCCGTGGCTGGCCTTATCCGGCTTTTTCACTTTAGCTATTGTGCTGTCTTTATTGATTTATATCGGGGAGGCGGCGCGCGATGCATTCGATCCAAGACAGCACTAA
- a CDS encoding microcin C ABC transporter permease YejB: MGAYIVKRLLLIIPTLLAILLINFMVIQIAPGGPVEQAIQRAEAFQGIGAAGGGETAQNSSKYQGAKGLSEDMVKKIEAQYGFDQPAPERFWRMLKSYAVLDFGTSFFKDKPVTQLLWEKLPVSLSLGLWSTLLIYAVSIPLGIKKARRHGLLFDKATSVLLAVGYAIPAFAFAILLIVFFAGGSYFQWFPLQGLVSENFAELSLWGKIADYFWHMALPLLAMMIGGFAGLTYLTKYSFMEELNKQYVLAARSKGLTESRVLYGHVFRNAMLIVIAGLPEALIGIFFVGNLFIEIIFNLDGLGLLGFEAIVQRDYPVIFGTLFIFTLLGLILRLISDVLYQVIDPRINFESRGAK, encoded by the coding sequence ATGGGCGCATATATCGTAAAAAGGCTGCTGCTGATTATTCCCACCTTATTGGCGATTTTGCTGATCAATTTCATGGTCATTCAAATTGCGCCGGGCGGGCCGGTCGAGCAGGCGATTCAGCGGGCTGAAGCATTTCAGGGCATTGGCGCTGCCGGCGGTGGAGAAACCGCGCAGAACAGCAGCAAATATCAGGGCGCCAAAGGCTTAAGCGAAGACATGGTGAAAAAAATTGAAGCCCAGTACGGCTTTGATCAGCCCGCGCCGGAGCGCTTTTGGCGGATGCTGAAAAGCTATGCTGTTCTGGATTTCGGCACCAGTTTTTTTAAGGATAAGCCGGTGACCCAGCTGCTGTGGGAAAAGCTGCCGGTTTCGCTGTCTCTGGGCTTATGGAGCACGCTGCTGATTTACGCGGTGTCCATCCCGCTGGGCATTAAAAAGGCCCGCCGGCATGGCCTGCTGTTTGATAAAGCGACCTCGGTGCTGCTGGCGGTGGGCTATGCCATTCCAGCCTTTGCTTTTGCGATTCTGCTGATTGTGTTCTTTGCCGGCGGCTCTTATTTTCAATGGTTTCCGCTGCAGGGCCTGGTGTCTGAAAACTTTGCCGAGCTGAGCCTTTGGGGAAAAATTGCCGACTATTTCTGGCATATGGCGCTGCCTTTGCTGGCCATGATGATTGGCGGTTTTGCCGGCCTGACCTATTTGACCAAATATTCCTTTATGGAAGAGCTGAATAAGCAGTACGTGCTGGCCGCCCGCTCCAAGGGCCTGACCGAATCGCGCGTGCTGTACGGGCATGTGTTCCGCAATGCCATGCTGATTGTGATTGCCGGCCTGCCGGAAGCGCTGATCGGGATCTTTTTTGTCGGCAACTTATTCATTGAAATTATTTTCAATCTGGACGGGCTGGGCCTGCTGGGCTTTGAAGCGATTGTGCAGCGCGACTATCCGGTGATTTTCGGCACGCTGTTTATCTTTACCCTGCTGGGGCTGATTCTGCGCTTAATCAGCGATGTGCTGTATCAGGTGATTGACCCGCGGATTAACTTTGAATCGCGGGGGGCGAAATAA
- a CDS encoding extracellular solute-binding protein — MHMPSAAKRLIFACGAALTQGAWAALQTTPFVAVHSAPLYVGLSAMPYANPAAPKGGYLSSSSNGTFDNLNSMNGKGSAADGVNYLFDSLMSSSLDEPGVMYPLLAEKATFDPQKPAYVIFHLNPKAKFSDGSPLTATDVKYSFDAFQTKSNPGLQMYLADLAKTEVLSRHQVKMSFKSDSNAEMPLILAQMPIYSKKDWSRKDFSRITLQPILGSGPYLIERIDAGRSISYKRNPDYWGKDLPVNKGRYNFDRLKYVYYRSLDIAFEGFKSGQYTLHEELTARKWVTEYHFPAVKAGMVVKYRFQHYNPIATQSYVFNTRRAPFQDIRLRQALTYAYDFEWQNKALFYGQYRRLQSFFSNSELEAKGLPSAAELAVLKPQLAKLDPVQRAGVLKDWKYSVSDGSGFNRSNLLIARQLLLNAGYTFKDGRLLDKSGKPVEIEFLIHQDGLQRTLMPFVRNLKRLGIQMTIRQVDVPQYIERMRTKDFDMTTDAMPQSLSPGTEQAQFWGSASADQPGNYNYAGIKNPAIDAVVQQLIRAPDRASLVTRTRALDRLLRAGYYQIPTYGKGENWLAYWNMYRQPQRKPKLSTGIDYWWSDAAQAQKVAHYLRRK, encoded by the coding sequence ATGCATATGCCGTCCGCAGCCAAGCGCCTGATTTTCGCCTGCGGCGCTGCATTGACGCAGGGCGCGTGGGCGGCGCTGCAAACTACGCCTTTTGTTGCCGTGCACAGCGCGCCGCTGTATGTGGGGCTTTCCGCCATGCCGTATGCCAACCCGGCTGCGCCCAAGGGCGGCTATTTAAGCAGCTCCAGCAACGGCACTTTTGACAATCTGAACAGCATGAACGGCAAGGGCAGCGCCGCGGACGGGGTGAATTACCTGTTTGACAGCCTGATGAGCAGCTCTTTGGATGAGCCGGGGGTGATGTACCCGCTGCTGGCGGAAAAAGCTACTTTTGATCCGCAGAAGCCGGCCTATGTGATTTTCCATCTCAATCCTAAAGCCAAATTCAGCGACGGCTCGCCGCTGACGGCAACCGACGTCAAATACAGCTTTGACGCCTTTCAGACCAAGTCTAATCCGGGCCTGCAGATGTATCTGGCGGATTTGGCCAAAACTGAAGTGCTGTCCAGGCATCAGGTCAAAATGAGCTTCAAGTCGGACAGCAATGCCGAAATGCCGCTGATTTTGGCGCAGATGCCGATCTATTCCAAAAAGGACTGGAGCCGCAAAGACTTCAGCCGCATTACCCTGCAGCCGATTTTAGGCTCCGGGCCGTATTTGATTGAGCGCATTGATGCCGGGCGCAGCATCAGCTATAAGCGCAATCCGGATTACTGGGGCAAAGACCTGCCGGTGAATAAGGGGCGCTATAATTTTGACCGGCTGAAATATGTGTATTACCGCAGCCTCGACATCGCTTTTGAAGGCTTCAAGTCCGGGCAGTATACCCTGCATGAAGAATTGACTGCGCGCAAATGGGTGACGGAATACCATTTTCCGGCAGTCAAAGCCGGCATGGTGGTGAAATACCGCTTCCAGCATTACAACCCGATTGCCACCCAGAGCTATGTCTTCAATACCCGCCGCGCGCCGTTTCAGGACATCCGCCTGCGCCAGGCGCTGACCTATGCCTACGATTTTGAATGGCAGAACAAGGCGCTGTTTTATGGCCAGTACCGGCGCCTGCAGAGCTTTTTTTCCAACAGCGAACTGGAGGCCAAAGGCCTGCCGTCGGCAGCGGAACTGGCTGTGCTGAAGCCGCAGCTGGCAAAGCTTGATCCGGTGCAGCGCGCCGGCGTACTCAAAGACTGGAAATATTCGGTGTCTGACGGCAGCGGCTTCAACCGCAGCAATCTGCTGATTGCGCGCCAGCTGCTGCTGAATGCCGGCTATACATTTAAAGACGGCCGGCTGCTGGATAAATCCGGCAAGCCGGTTGAAATTGAATTCCTGATTCATCAGGACGGCCTGCAGCGCACTTTAATGCCCTTTGTGCGCAATCTGAAGCGCCTGGGCATTCAGATGACGATCCGCCAGGTGGATGTGCCGCAGTACATAGAGCGCATGCGCACCAAGGACTTTGACATGACTACGGACGCCATGCCGCAGTCCCTTAGTCCAGGCACGGAGCAGGCGCAGTTCTGGGGCAGCGCCTCGGCGGATCAGCCCGGCAATTACAACTATGCCGGCATTAAAAATCCCGCGATTGATGCGGTTGTGCAGCAGCTGATCCGCGCGCCTGACCGCGCCAGCCTGGTCACCCGTACCCGGGCCTTAGACCGTCTGCTGCGCGCCGGCTATTATCAGATTCCCACCTATGGCAAAGGGGAAAACTGGCTGGCATACTGGAATATGTACCGGCAGCCGCAGCGCAAGCCCAAGCTGTCGACAGGCATTGACTACTGGTGGAGCGATGCCGCGCAGGCGCAAAAAGTGGCGCATTATCTGCGCAGGAAATAG
- a CDS encoding LysM peptidoglycan-binding domain-containing protein, with protein MYKPALIRCQPALPALFKITVLGSALAALGLTGCSSTSSATQASKSKMAGSSGYLDAGSLDGLEDLLSATDMRAVEGDRLQVLKHGDVWKRMTVGFKMDLNHWDTRIEAQRGWFASRQPYIDRLSARASRYLYHTVKEAERRGMPTELALLPVIESSYDPAATSSAAAAGLWQFIPSTGRIYGLKQTNMYDGRRDVVESTRAAYEFLGSLYNQFGSWELALASYNAGPGRIQQAINRNKAAGLPTDYWSLKLPQETMNYVPRFLAVAQIVKNPGEYGVSLPPIANRPHFREVVVGPASLNEISAVTGLSRAELYALNPGHRGEIIDTASPMKILIPADVSPSVDGRLKKMQSSSGGYWAGGFSQDLPKNNAVIAPSREAPPDLNSKVIVPSASVPPLIASAAKPAAAKPAVSDSSAAAFGRPQAKTPQGSSALAAFASSTDIPSAPRIPVAVTPAAPVKAVSAEPPLSAKEREQIMAAIQAEGQSKTVDEVLKPVASKAEQDEVVQELKALAPQGTEIVDPYDGKIKLTAIQTSLSVAEQQGKELTKGFAYPKGVAESTRPDSDEAKRNLDKNYIKTDSEIVVVAPKGKRSTYTVQPGDTLAVIAMKNGVNWRDVAKWNQMDASSTLYVGTVIYLYDAKPAAPPEQSKAKAQPESYVVKANDSLSGIASQFGLSVKQLADYNGLNASSGLLVGQKLSLKETPASKAKLEADSKKAEAEKKAQKVPTKSYTVKRGEYLKLIADRYALSNQELADLTAGLTPSSSLLVGQKINVPLNEVNGTATSSSAKADEKSPVSSAKPEAKAEASYKTESYAVQRGDTLYSIASQAKMAMSELAELNKISASSGLLVGQTLKIPAGAMVPEQYTVQSGDTLSGIAGRYNLGMDYIANVNGLSRNAGLRAGQRLKLTGDVPEVKAEAKTESKAAAKAGSRGSTGLVKDSHVVKSGETLSAIAQKYSLQLNYLAELNNLSRSSAVRAGQRLKLTGDVPDAPVLEQPKASSKAVSAAPRNAGSTESYAVKAGESLNAIASRIGISAAELAEMNNLSPRAGLRVGQKIAIPKTISEYRIKRGDTLIGLASRYGMESNALAEMNDLQPSAQLRIGDVIKVPN; from the coding sequence ATGTATAAACCAGCCTTGATCCGGTGTCAGCCCGCTTTGCCTGCATTATTTAAAATTACAGTATTGGGTTCAGCATTGGCCGCTTTAGGCTTGACGGGCTGTTCATCGACGTCAAGCGCAACGCAGGCATCGAAGTCGAAAATGGCTGGGTCTTCTGGCTATCTGGATGCCGGCAGCCTGGATGGCCTGGAAGATCTGCTTTCCGCCACCGATATGCGCGCGGTGGAAGGCGACCGGCTGCAGGTTTTAAAGCACGGCGATGTGTGGAAGCGCATGACGGTGGGCTTTAAGATGGATTTAAACCATTGGGACACCCGCATTGAGGCGCAGCGCGGCTGGTTCGCTTCGCGCCAGCCCTATATTGACCGCTTAAGCGCGCGCGCGTCGCGCTATCTGTACCACACGGTGAAAGAGGCGGAGCGCCGCGGCATGCCGACCGAACTGGCGCTGCTGCCGGTGATTGAAAGCTCGTATGACCCGGCCGCGACTTCCAGCGCTGCCGCTGCCGGCCTCTGGCAGTTTATTCCCAGCACCGGCCGCATTTACGGCTTGAAGCAGACCAATATGTATGACGGGCGCCGTGACGTGGTTGAATCGACCCGCGCCGCTTATGAATTTTTAGGCAGCCTTTACAATCAGTTCGGTTCATGGGAGCTGGCTTTGGCGTCCTACAACGCAGGCCCGGGCCGCATTCAGCAGGCGATTAACCGCAACAAGGCTGCCGGCCTGCCGACAGACTACTGGTCGCTGAAGCTGCCGCAGGAAACCATGAACTATGTGCCGCGCTTCCTGGCGGTTGCGCAGATTGTTAAAAATCCGGGCGAGTACGGCGTCAGCCTGCCGCCGATTGCCAACCGCCCGCACTTCAGGGAAGTAGTGGTCGGGCCTGCTAGCCTGAATGAAATTTCAGCCGTTACCGGCTTAAGCCGCGCCGAACTTTATGCGCTGAACCCCGGCCACCGCGGCGAAATCATTGACACGGCCAGCCCGATGAAAATTCTGATTCCTGCAGATGTCAGCCCGTCTGTAGACGGCAGGCTGAAAAAAATGCAGTCCAGTTCAGGCGGCTACTGGGCCGGCGGCTTCAGCCAGGACTTGCCGAAAAATAATGCCGTGATTGCGCCATCGCGCGAAGCGCCGCCGGATTTGAATTCCAAAGTGATTGTGCCGTCTGCGTCTGTGCCGCCTTTGATTGCTTCGGCAGCTAAACCGGCTGCCGCCAAGCCTGCTGTGAGCGATTCCAGCGCCGCTGCTTTTGGCCGGCCGCAGGCTAAAACGCCGCAAGGCTCATCGGCTCTGGCAGCCTTTGCCTCCAGCACCGATATTCCCAGCGCGCCGCGCATTCCTGTGGCTGTAACGCCGGCTGCGCCGGTGAAAGCGGTTTCAGCAGAGCCGCCGCTGTCCGCCAAAGAGCGTGAGCAGATCATGGCCGCCATTCAGGCCGAAGGCCAAAGCAAAACTGTGGACGAAGTGCTGAAGCCTGTCGCCAGCAAGGCGGAACAGGACGAAGTGGTGCAGGAGCTGAAAGCGCTGGCGCCGCAAGGCACGGAAATTGTTGACCCCTATGACGGCAAAATCAAGCTGACCGCGATTCAAACCAGCTTATCCGTAGCTGAGCAGCAGGGCAAAGAGCTGACCAAGGGCTTTGCCTATCCTAAAGGCGTAGCGGAAAGCACGCGCCCGGATTCAGACGAAGCGAAGCGCAATCTGGATAAAAACTACATTAAAACCGACTCTGAAATTGTTGTTGTTGCGCCTAAAGGCAAGCGCAGCACCTATACGGTTCAGCCAGGCGACACGCTGGCCGTCATTGCGATGAAAAATGGCGTGAACTGGCGCGATGTGGCCAAATGGAACCAGATGGATGCGTCCTCGACTTTATATGTCGGCACCGTGATTTATTTGTATGACGCGAAGCCTGCAGCGCCGCCGGAACAGTCCAAGGCCAAAGCCCAGCCGGAAAGCTATGTGGTGAAAGCCAATGACAGCCTAAGCGGCATTGCTAGCCAGTTTGGCCTATCGGTGAAGCAGCTGGCGGATTACAACGGCCTGAATGCCAGCAGCGGCCTGCTGGTCGGGCAGAAGCTGTCGCTGAAAGAAACTCCGGCTTCTAAAGCGAAACTGGAAGCGGACAGCAAAAAGGCCGAAGCGGAGAAAAAAGCCCAGAAAGTGCCGACCAAGTCCTATACGGTGAAGCGCGGCGAATACCTGAAGCTGATTGCAGACCGCTATGCCTTGTCCAATCAGGAGCTGGCGGATTTAACCGCCGGCCTGACTCCGTCCAGCAGCCTGCTGGTGGGGCAGAAAATCAATGTGCCTTTAAATGAAGTCAATGGCACCGCGACTTCATCCAGCGCCAAAGCGGATGAAAAATCGCCTGTTTCCAGCGCGAAGCCTGAGGCCAAAGCTGAAGCCAGCTATAAAACCGAAAGCTATGCGGTGCAGCGCGGCGACACGCTGTACAGCATTGCTTCGCAGGCTAAAATGGCCATGAGCGAACTGGCGGAGCTGAATAAAATTTCCGCCAGCAGCGGGCTGCTGGTCGGCCAGACTTTAAAAATTCCAGCCGGCGCAATGGTTCCTGAACAGTATACGGTGCAGTCCGGCGATACCTTGTCCGGCATTGCGGGGCGCTATAATCTGGGCATGGACTATATTGCTAATGTCAACGGCCTGAGCCGCAATGCGGGCCTGCGCGCAGGGCAGCGCCTGAAATTGACCGGCGATGTTCCAGAGGTTAAGGCGGAAGCGAAAACCGAAAGCAAAGCCGCCGCCAAGGCCGGCAGCCGCGGCAGTACTGGACTGGTCAAAGACAGCCATGTGGTGAAATCCGGCGAAACCCTCAGCGCGATTGCGCAGAAATACAGCCTGCAGCTGAACTATTTGGCTGAGCTGAATAATTTAAGCCGCAGCAGCGCCGTGCGGGCGGGCCAGCGCTTAAAGCTGACTGGTGATGTGCCGGATGCGCCGGTGCTGGAACAGCCCAAGGCCAGCAGCAAAGCGGTTTCAGCTGCGCCGCGCAATGCCGGCAGCACAGAAAGCTATGCCGTAAAGGCCGGAGAATCGCTGAATGCGATTGCCAGCCGCATCGGCATCAGCGCAGCGGAACTGGCGGAAATGAATAATTTAAGCCCGCGCGCCGGCTTGCGCGTCGGCCAGAAAATTGCCATTCCGAAGACCATCAGCGAATACCGCATCAAGCGCGGCGATACCCTGATCGGCTTGGCCAGCCGCTACGGCATGGAAAGCAATGCATTGGCGGAAATGAATGACCTGCAGCCTTCCGCGCAGCTGCGGATTGGCGATGTCATTAAAGTGCCGAATTAA